The following DNA comes from Nitrospirota bacterium.
CTGGTCGGATTGATCCCGATCCCGACCAGCGTCACGTCCGAGTCGGGGACAATCGTCGCCCCGACGACCAAAAACGCGGCCGCAGAGAGATCGCCCGGCACAACAAGGGCATTCGCCCCGCTCCATCGCAAGGAGGATCGGCCCTCCAGGGCGACGGTCGTGCCTCTCCGGTCCAGCGGAATGCCGAAATACTGAAACAGCCGTTCCGTGTGGTCACGCGACGGCCGGGGCTCCGTCACGCGGGTCACACCCTCGGCGAAAAGAGCGGCGAACAACAAGGCCGACTTGACCTGGGCGCTCGCCACGGGCGACCGATAGTCGATGGCCTTCAGGCGACTTCCTGTCACGGCCAGCGGAGCCAATTCTCCGCCTTTGCGGCCGGCGATCGTGGCGCCCATCTCCCGCAAGGGCCTGACGACGCGCCCCATCGGCCTCCGCCGGATCGATTCGTCGCCGGTCAACACCGTGAAGAAATCCTGCCCCGCCAGCAGGCCGGTTAAGAGTCGGATCCCGGTGCCGGAGTTGCCGCAGTCGATCGGTGCGTCCGGCTCCGCCAATCCCCACAGGCCCTTGCCATGCACGCGGAGTTGGTCCGGAGATTCGTCGATCCGGACTCCCAGGGCCTGGAAGGCGCGCACGGTGTTGAGGCAGTCCTCGCCCCGGCAATAGGCTTTGATCGTGCTCACGCCTTCAGCCAGGGCCGAAAGCATGATCGCCCGATGCGTGATGGATTTATCCCCGGGCACCGACAGGGTTCCTCTCAACGGACGCCCGGGGGTGATGGTCAATGAAGCCATGTACTCTAATCTACACAGTGCTGAGTGTTGAGTCGTAACAGCCCGATTCCGAAAACTCAGAACTCATCACCTCACACTTTCCCTAGTTGAGCTGCTCCCGCACGCGTTTGGCGCGCTCCAGTTCCTTTTCGATCCCCGGACCGTCCCCGGCCTGGATGAGCCGCTTGAGTTCTTCCAGGTGCCGTTCATAGACCTCGATCAGGGCCACGATGTTGTCGCGGTTCCTGAGAAAGATATCGCGCCACATCTCGGGAGAACTGGCGGCGATGCGGGTTGTGTCCCGCAGACCGCCTCCCGAATGGTTGCACAGGTCCAGATCCGGAGTCGTCCGCTCGCGAATCTCGGTCAAGGCGTTGATCAGCGCGAACGCCGCCACATGGGGCAAGTGGCTGACCGCTCCCAGGATCCGGTCATGCACGAACGGGTCCATGCACATGACGATCGAGCCGGCAGCTTCCCAGAGTTCCCTGATCGCTTGCAGCGCCTGCGGATCGGTGCGGCTCGTCGGCGTCAGGATGCAGCGGGCCCCCATGAAGAGCGTGGCGGACCCGGCGGCCACGCCGGTCTTTTCTTTCCCGGCGATGGGATGCGCGCCGACGAACCGCACGCCGTCCGGCATGAGGCGCTCCGCCTGCTCGACCAGCGCGCCTTTCACGCTGCCCACGTCGGTGACGATCGCGCCCGGCTTCAAGCAATTCGCCCAATCTTTCAAATGCCGTTCATACGTATCGACCGGCGTGGCGAGGACCACCAGATCCGCGTCGCAGACGCCGTCCTTGGGGTCGGCGACATAGCGGTCGATGGCGCCGAGTTCCACGGCCGTCTTCAAGTTCTCGATGCGCCGACCGATGCCGACGACGGAGCCGGCCAATTCCTGTCGCCGGAGGACCATGCCCAGTGAGCCACCGATCAGCCCGACTCCGACGATGGCAACTTGTCTGTAGCGGTGAGCAGATCCGGCCATGAGTGTTCAGTCCGAGAGACGGCCTCACGCAGGGAAACGCCGCTTCACGCCGCGTGTTCGGCGGGTCAGTTCGCGCATGACTGACGGCTTTTCTTACACCTCGCGGCCGACCGCCTCCGCGATCTTTTTCACGTCGTACATCAGCTCCTTGAACTTCGGCGGCTTGATGGATTCCTCGCCGTCGCACAACGCGCATTCGGGGTTGGAATGCACTTCGATCAGCAATCCGTCCGCCCCGGCTGCGATAGCGGCTTTGGACATCGGCGCGACCAGGTTCCACTTGCCGGTCGCATGGCTGGGGTCCACGATGACCGGGAGATGGGACAGTTCTTTCAGAGTCGGAATCGCCGCCAGGTCCAGTGTGTTCCGATATTGGGTCTCGAACGTCCGGATCCCGCGTTCGCAGAGCATCACGTTCCGGTTGCCCCGCGACATGATGTATTCCGCGGACAACAGGAACTCTTTGATCGTCGCGGAGAGCCCCCGCTTCAGCAGGACAGGCTTGTCATAGGCGCCGACCTCCTTGAGCAACTCGAAGTTCTGCATGTTCCGGGCGCCGATCTGGATGATGTCCGCCTTCTCCAGAAACAACTCGATATCTCTGGTATCCAGAATCTCACTGACAACCGGCAGGCCGGTCTGTTTCTTGGCTTCCAGGAGGTAATCGAGCCCTTCGCGGCCCAAGCCTTGGAACGAATAGGGCGAGGTGCGCGGCTTGTAGGCGCCCCCTCGGAGAATGCTCGCTCCCGCTGCTTTGACCTCATGAGCGATGCCTACGGTCAACTCCAGGCGTTCCACGGCGCAAGGGCCGGCCATGATCGCCAGTTTCTTGCCGCCGATCTTCACGCCGTTCACGTCGATGACGGTGTTGTCCTTCTTGAACTCGCGGCTGACGAGCTTCCAGGGAGCCAGAATCGGCAGAACGTTCTCCACGCCGGGCAAGGCGGTCAGCGGCTGATTCTGCAGGATGCGATCGTCGCCGATGACCCCGATGATGGTGCGTTCCTGCCCGGTTGAAATGTGTGACTTGAGACCCAGCTCACGGAGCCGGTCCAGAATATGGTCGATCTCCCGCTCGGTTGCTTCCGGCTTGAGTACGATGATCATGGTTGTCCTCTCACCTTCCTTGACATGAAATGGCTTAGCATAAGACCTTCTTCAAGGCCGTCAAGAACGCGCGATTTTCCTCCGGCAGGCCGATCGTGACCCGCAACATCCGCCCTTCCATGTGCCGGACGATCACCCCTTCCCGCAACAATGCCTCGAAGACCCCCCGGCCGTCCCTTCCGACATCGAAATAAAGAAAGTTCGTCTCACTCGGCAGAGGCCGGAATCCGAGCGCGACCAGTCCCGCGCGGACAACCTCCATCTGCTCCCGGTTCATCGCGCGGCTCTTGGCGACGTGTTCCTCGTCATCGAGCGCGGCCAGCGCAGCCCGCTGAGCCAGACTGTTCGCATTGAACGGGGGGCGGACCCGATTGAGATACCCGGCGATCTCCGGCGTCGTGAGTCCGTAGCCGATGCGGAGTCCGGCCAGGCCGTAGATCTTGGAGAATGTCCTCAGGACCACGACGTTGCGGTGCTGTTTCACATAGGCGAGGCTGTCCGGAAACACCGGGCTGCGGACATATTCATAATAGGCCTCGTCAAAGACCACGACGACGTGGTTCGGCACCCGCGCCATCAAGGCCTCGACTTCGGCCGCATCGACCATCGTGCCCGTGGGATTGTTGGGATTGCAGATGAACAGTAGCCTGGTGCGATCCGTCACCGCATCGGCCATCGCGGGCAGGTCATGTCGCCAATCGGTGAGCGGCACGACCACCGGAACGCCGTGGGCGGCGGTGACTTCCATCTTATAGATGACGAACGTGTGGTCCGCCATCACGGCTTCGTCTCCGGGGGACACAAAGACCCGCGCCAGCAGGCCGAGAATCTCATCGGATCCGTTGCCCAGGACGATCTGATCGGGTGTGACCTTCCATCGTTGGGCCAACGCGCCCCGCAGCTTGTAGGCGCCACCGTCGGGATAACGATTCAATGTCGCAGACGCCTCCCCCAACACGGCCAAGGCCTTGGGCGACGGGCCGATCGGATTCTCGTTGGAAGCGAGCTTGATCGCTCGAGGCAGGCCCAGCTCGCGCTGCAACTCCTCCACCGGCTTGCCCGGCACATACGGCGACAACGAGGCGATATCGGGGTGGACTTTCAACGCCATGGTTTCCTTCGCGTCGTTCGTGACGCGTTACTCCTTCACCCTGCCCGCTTCGGAGGATGGACGCTCGCGTTCCCCAGCGAGGAACGAACAACGGTTGACGATTGACCTTCTTTAAGCGTGCGACGGGTACGATCCCAAAATCTTCATAAAGAGGCAGCGCCCTTTGACCTCTTCCAAGGCTTTTTTGACCCGGTCTTCCTCCACGTGCCCTTCGATGTCCACGAAGAAAATGTATTCCCAGGCTTTGCGCCGCGACGGCCGGGACTCGATCTTGGTCATGTTGATCCCGTGCGAGGCGAAGGGACGTAACAGGTCATACAGCGCGCCGACTCGGTCTTTCACGGAGAGCATCAGCGACGTCTTGTCTTTTCCCGTCCGCTCCGGCGGTTTTTGCGAGAGGATCAAAAACCGGGTGAAATTGTTCATGTTGTCTTCGATCCGGTCCCGAACGACCTTCAACCCGTAGAGTTGCCCGGCAAGTTCCGACGCGATGGCGGCAGCGGCCGGTTCGTCCACGCACAGTTCTGCGGCGCGCGCTGTGCTGGCGACTTCCGAAACCGGGATATGCGACAGATTGGTTTCCAGCCAGTTCCGGCATTGGGCGATCGCGTGCGGATGGGAATAGATCTTTTTGATGTCCTCGATCGACCCGGTTTTGGAGAGGAGGTGATGCGAGACTTCCTGCAGGATCTCGCCGTAAATGAGAAGATTGGAATCGATGAACATATCCAAGGTGTGGTTGACCACCCCCTCGGTCGTGTTTTCGATCGGCACGACGCCGAAATTCGCCCGGCCCCGCTCCACTTCGTTGAAGACGTCTTTGATGCCGGTCACCGGCATGTACTGGGCCGACGAGCCAAATTTCTGCATGCAAGCCATGTGGGTGAAGGTCGCACGCGGTCCCAGGTAGGCGACCTTCTGCGGGCCTTCGAGGGACAGCGACGCGGACATGATCTCGCGATACACCGGCCGGATCGCCTCGTTGGGAAAGGGACCGGGATTCCGGCGCGTCAGCCGCTCGATAATCTCCGCCTCGCGGGCCGGGGTGTGAAGATTCGCGTCACGATCCGATTGTTTCTTCAGCCTGCCGATTTCGATGACGTTCTTGGACCGCTCGTTGAGGAGGCGGAGGATTTCGTCGTCGATCCGGTCGATTTCCCGGCGATAGTGCTGCAGGTCTTTGTCAGCAGCCATCCTTGCTCGGCTCCCCAGGCTCACCGATTGGATTGCCAGACCGAATCGGGGACGATAAGGCAGGTGTGCGCTGATTCCCGTCTGCGACGGCGAATCATGGAGCCAAGTGGTGGATGATACAGGAAGGCAGCGAAGCTTTGCAAGGATACCCTTGGTGATTCAGGCACTTGGGAGGAGTGCTCCCGACGAGCTCCCGTGAATTCAAGGAAAAACGACTGCCACCGATGATCGTCGCGATTCGTTGGGCCGACTGCTCAGGAGAGTAAATCTTTTGGTTTTTTGAAGTGTTCGAAGGCCAACCTGGTAGCCTGGCGGCCGCGAGCGGTGCGCTCAAGAAATCCCGCTTGCATCAGATAGGGCTCGTAGACGTCTTCCAACGTTCCCTTGTCTTCCTGGACCGCAGCAGCCAATGATTCGACTCCCACCGGTCCCCCGCCGAACTTTTCGATGACGGTCAAAAGAATCTTCCGATCCATTTCGTCAAAGCCGGCGGAGTCCACGCCCAACCATGCGAGCGCTTCCTGCGCAACCTGCCTGGTGATCCGGCCTTCGGCTTTGATCTGGGCATAGTCCCTCACCCGCTTGATCAGGCGGTTCACGATCCGAGGGGTGCCGCGCGCGCGGCCGGCGATCTCCGCCGCCCCTTCAGCGTCGATAGCCACGCCGAGAAGGCTGGCCGAACGACGGACGATCGCCTCCAGTTCGACCGGTGAGTAAAATTCCAACCGATGCACCAGCCCGAACCGGTCCCGCAGAGGGGACGTGAGGGCTCCGGCGCGCGTCGTCGCACCGACCAAGGTGAAGCGAGGCAGGTCCAGCTTGACCGTCCTGGTGGACGGCCCCTGGCCGATGACCAGATCAAGCTGGAAATCCTCCATGGCCGGGTAGAGGGCTTCTTCGACCGAAGCCGGTAAGCGATGGATCTCGTCGATGAACAGCACGTCGTGTTCCTGCAGGTTGCTCAAAATCGCGGCGAGATCTCCCGCGTGGGCCAGCACGAGTCCCGAGGTCGAGCGGATGGAAACGCCCATCTCATGGGCGATCACATGCGCGATGGTGGTCTTGCCCAGACCCGGCGGCCCGTAGAAGATCGCATGATCCAGCGCTTCCCCCCGGCGTTTGGCGGCCTCGATGCAGATGCGGAGGGATTCCTTCATCCGCTCCTGGCCGACATATTCATCCAGGGTGTGCGGCCGAAGCGAGGCTTCCAACCCTCGCTCGTCCTCGGTCAGATGATGATTGGTCACCAGACGCTCTCCCATGGAGTCAGTACCCGCCCCCTTCGTCGTGTTTCTTCTCTTCAGGAGCCGGACGAGATTGCGGCGGCGGCGGCAGGGCGCCATGGCCCGGCGGCGGCGGCGAGCCGCAGTCCGGCGGACAGGTGAGGCCGCCCTTGGTCGGATCGGGTAGATGAGGCTCCATGTTCTGTAACTGGCACTGGCTCAGCAGGCCGCCGTTCCTGTTCCCGCACTGTGCCGGCACCGACGAACTGCCGATCTGCACATACCCCTCCGGGCAAGAGCCGCAGACGGGCAGAATATTGGCGCCCAGGGGCACACACTGGACGAGGATCGGATCGCCGTCCTTGCACATCTCCGGCGCGGTGGTGACGCCGGTGGTGGCATAGCCCTCGGGGCAACTGCCGCAAGTTTTGCGGATACTCTTGGGCTCCGAGGCATCTCCGGCAGCGACGAACCGCGTGGACCCGACAGGCCAGAGGACGCTGCCCAGGAGCAGCCCCCATACGAACACGCGGCCGAGCGCGAGCCTTCCTGATCGTTGGAATCCCGGCGCGATCCTCATCTGATTCACCCCCTTGCCAGTTCTTTGAGGGCTTCGCGGATCAAGTCTGTCAGCGGGAGACTGTTGCCGCGGAGACTGCGGACCCGCTTGAGAACCTCCTTCACGTCCGCGGCCCGATACCCGAGGTTGACCAAGGCGGACAAGGCGTCTTCCTGGACCGGATCGGCGTGACCCAAGGTCGCACGGACGGCCTGGCCCGAGGCGGGATGCAGGCGCTCCACTTTGTCTTTCAGCTCGAGCGCGATCCGGCCGGCCGACTTCTTCCCGATGCCGGGCACCGTGGCCAGTTTCTCCACATCGCCGGCCTGCACGGCGGAGACGAGATCGGGGACCGCCAACGCGGAAAGGACGCCGAGCGCCAGTTTAGGACCGATTCCGGAGACGCCGGTCAGGAGCACGAACGCTTCCTTTTCGACGGGCTCGAGAAATCCGAAGAGCTGGATGGCATCCTCGCGGAGATGCGTATGGATGTGAAGCGAGGTGACTTCGTTCAGGTTGGGAAGCGCGTAATACGTGCTGAGCGGAACGAACACTTCGTAGCCGACGCCCTGAACATCGAGCGTCACGTGTGTCGGCGCCTTGAACGCCAGTCGTCCCGTCAGTGAGGCAATCATCGAATCACGTGACGCGTCACGCGTAACGCGCGAGGGGCGAAGGCCTCCGATTCATGGCACAAGGTGACCGAATTGTCACAGCCGGGGCGCCGGGCACAGCCGCTACCCCGCCGTGGCCACTTTCTCCATGACTTCTTCCGAGATGTCGAAGTTGGCGTGAACTTTCTGGACGTCGTCGTGCTCGTCCAGGATTTCCATGAGCTTGAGCATCTGCTCGGCGGACTTTTCCTCGAGCTTGATGTAATTCTGCGGCACGAAGGTCACTTCGGCCAGCGAGGTTTCGATCTTGGCGTCGGCCAGGGCCTTCTTGACCGCCTCGAACTCCTGCGGGCCGGTGATGACCTCAAAGGTCTTCTCGCCGACTTTCACGTCCTCAGCGCCAGCGTCGAGCGCGATGGAGAGCAGCCGGTCTTCGTCGACTTTATCTTTCTCCACCACGAGCGTGCCTTTTTTCTGGAACTGCCAAGCCACCGAGCCGGCTTCGGCCATGGTGCCGTGGTTCTTCGTCAACAGGCTGCGGATCTCCGCGACGGTCCGGTTCCGGTTGTCGGACGTGATTTCGAGCAACAGTGCGGTGCCCCCCGGGCCGTACCCCTCGAGGGTAAACTCCTCGTAGGTCACGCCGGGCAACTCTCCGGTGCCTCGCTGAATGGCCTTTTTGATCGTGTCGTTCGGCATGTTGGCGTCTTTGGCCTTCGCAATAGCCAGCCGGAGTCGCGGGTTGCCTTCCGGATCGCCCCCCTGCCGCGCAGCGATGGTCAGTTCGCGGATCAGTCTGGTGAAAATCTTGCCGCGCTTCGCGTCCTGCGCAGCCTTGTGCCGTTTGATGGTCGCCCAGTGACTATGGCCGCCCATAAGACCCTCCTCTGGACCAGGAACCCCGACGAAGCGGTCCAGGTACGACATGATTTTCCGTGTGATTGGGTGAGGTAGAGCTAACACAGACGCAACTGGGGTGTCAACGCTGGGGAGGCGACTGCAGGATCACTTGGCGCACGCGGTGACCGGGACAACGGGCGGGCAACAGGACGGCCGGCAAGCGGAGCGGCGAACCCGGTCGAATCAGCGTGTTCGCCTGGCCATATGTACGGCATCCACAATGCTCCAGAGCGCGAGCAGCAACAGGGAAACGGTCAGGACCAGGAGCAGGCCGAGGTTTGAGGGAACTTCGTCGGCCAGCAGCGACCGCTCGAAGCGATCCACATCAACCGAACTGAGCAGAGCGCCGACCAGCAGAAGGGCGACGAAGAAAAATGCGGCGCCTTTGGCCCACTGCCCGTTATAGAACTGGCCGAGACCCGGGAATAACGCCGAAAGGAAGGCCGCGACAGCGGGGTTGACGTTCGACTTCGGCGAACGTTCCGCTTCCATTGCCCGAGTGCGCCTCCGCCGGAGGAAGGATCACTCCGAGTAGATCAACAATTGCAGTCCGATCAGCAAGATCAAGCCGGCCCAGGCCAGTTCCCAGGACGACCGATCCGCCGCCCGGTCGACACTCCTACCGTCCCTCCCGTCCTGCACTCTCTGCCAACCGGAGACGAGCTTGGAGGAGCCGGCGGTGATCGCCAGTATTCCCATGATAGTGTGATGGACGGCGATCTTGTGGGCGGACGGGTGCGCGCCGTGCTCATGCCCGAACAGCATCAGTCCACCGATGATGGCCAACGCGGGCAGCGGCACCATCCAGACGCCATGCGCGATCCGGCCGAGCCGCCGGAAGAGCTCGATCGCCCCCACGCTCAGGAGCAGCAGGCCGTAGGTCTTGTGTTGAATGAGTTCCCCGTCATCGCCGAAGAAGGTTTGGGCGAAGCTGAGCGTCCCCACCGGCCAGGCTTCGTGATCGCTCCAGATCAGGAGGAAACCTCCCGCCGCGGACATCGCGGCCGGCAACAGGAAGCTGATCCACGAGAACTTCGTGAAGGCTAACGCCTCTCGGAGTTCGCTGAGTCCGATCAGGATCACGAAGACGCCGGCCAAGTGATGATTAAACTCGGAATAGGCCTTTCCCTCCGGCGAGCCTTCCCATTTCGGAACGCCAGGCGCCGCTGTTCCGCCATGGTCGTGCCGCTGTCCGTTCAGAGCACCGTGACCACCGTCGTGCGACGAACCGCCGATCTGGGCGACAGCCGGAACGGCGAAGACGCTGAACACTATGATGACCAAGAAAAAGGCCCATCCGAATGACCGGATGAGCCCCTTTTCTGCCTCGCGCCTCGCGCCCCGTGCCACGCGCCTAAGCCTTACATGAACTTCATGAACTTCTCTTTCGCTTCGTCCATGATTTGCGCCGTGATCGTCGAGGCGCCCTGCTCCTTCGCCAGCCGTTCGATCTCCCGCTTGGCCATCGGCCTGATGAAGTCCGGGATGTTTTCCAACCGCTTTTCGGCCTCCGGCGTCCACGCGACGCCGATGGAATCGTGCTTGGAATCGTCCATCACCTGGAGCGTAATGGTCTTGTACCCATGTTTCCGCGCATAGGCCTCGACGCTGCTCTGGACCATCGGGCGGACGAACGACGGGAGGCGCTCCAATTTGTCCTTGGCGTCCGGAGTCCACGTGAACTCGGAGGTCGCCGAACCGGGCCCCGCCTGGCTTCCCGACGCAGCGAGTCCCATCTGAGCCACCATCGCCGAAAACGGGCACCCGCCCGATTTGGTCTCCGGCTTCCCTTGGCTGGCAGGACTTGTCGTCCCGGCACCGGCCGAGGTTCCGGCAGGTTGCCCGCCTTGAATTTTCTCGTTGAGATAGGCCGCCATCTGCCCGGCGCCGGCCAGGGCTTCTTCTTTCAGCGTGCTCCGGGTCATCTCGAACGGCTCGGCCGGCGCCGGCCGTCCGCCTAACTTCACGCCCAGCGAGCTGACCATCTGCGTTTCGCCGGGGTTGGTCACCATGGAAAACTTGGCCCCGCAGGAGGGGCACCCGAAGAACACGCCGAGCGAGCCTTCCGCCGGCTGTTCCACCTTCTCGAAGTTCATGTAAGTTTCGCAGTTCAAGCAAACGAATTTCATCTTCAACTCCTGGGCGAGGGGCACGGGGCTAGCGGCAAGGGGTTAAGGGGTTATGGTGAAACCCTCTGATCCTCATCCTTCTTAACCACTTGCTTCGTGCCTCTTGCCTATTGTTAGAGCCTTTCCGCCAACACCTTCTTGTACTCCACAAGAGTCACGACCCGTTCCGCAATCTCGCGGTATCGCTGGATCGTCGGATAATTCTCGTCCAGCAACGGCGTTCCTTTGTCGAAGGTCGAGGCCAGCGTCCGATCGAAGGGGATTCTGCCGAGGAGCGGGACATCCAGCGCCTCGCACATCGCCCCCGTGTTGCCTTCGAAGAGCTCATGTTCGGCTCCGCAGGACGGACAACGGTACCGGCTCATGTTCTCCACCATCCCGAGCACCCGGATGCCCATGTCGCGCGCATAGGTGACCGACTTCTGCACGACATCGGACGCGACTTCGGACGGGGTTGTGACCACGATCGCACCGGCAAGGTCGGGAATGAACCCGGCCATGACGGGCGGCTTGTCGGCGGCGGCTCCCGGAGGCAGGTCGGTCAAGAGATAATCCAACTCGCCCCACACGACGTCCGCGAGGAACTCCCGGATAACATTCATCTCCATCACGCCCAGCCAGACCGGGCTCAAATCCATCGGGCCCTTCCAGCGGACCGGTGAAGCGTCGCCGAGGAAGAAATCCATCGAAGCGACCTTCACTCCCAGCGGGCCGACGGGAGGGACCGCGCCTTCTGGCGTAATCATGAGCGACCGGCCATGCATGCCGAGCATCCGCGGCACACAGGGGCCATTGAGGTCCACGTCCAACAGCCCGACCCGGTACCCCAGACGCGCCAGCGCCAGGGCCAGGTTGACCGTCGTCATGCTCTTGCCGACCCCGCCTTTGCCGCTCATCACGACGATTTTGTGTTTGATGCCGGCCATGCGGGCCTGCACCTGCTTCATCTGCTCGGTGATCTGCTGGACCACCTTCGCATCATCGGTGTATTGGAGTTTGCTCAGAATGGATTTGAGGTTTTTCTCTTGTGCCGCAGGCATAGGTTTCTTTCCCTCAATAGAAGGCCAACGGTAACACAAGGGTTTTTAGAGAGTCAAACGTCCCCACCAACAGCAAGAAGCTGACAGCAGGAGAAGCCAGTGAACAACGAAGATGATTGCCCATCTTGAGCTCTTAGCTGCTCGCTATCGGCGGTTCGCCAAGTTGTAGTTAGATCGAGTACTGGAACGTCGGCTTACTGCCGATCGCGTGCGCCAGCACGCCCCGGCGTTTGAGTTCTTCGATGATGCGCCGGGCCGCCTCGTCGAAGTCCTGGGGGCCGCTGAAGTGCAGGTCGGTGTTGGGCGGAGGCTCCTCCTCGGTCTTGCTCATATGGACGGCGATCACGGGAGCCGGATGCACCAGGGTCCTGATGGCTTGCGCCGCGTCCCGATAGGCGGCGCCGAAGGGATTCGTGGTGGAGACGACGATCAGGCCCGTATCGATCAGCAGCCGGGCGACTTCGCCGTAGCGCCGAGCCATCTCGGTCGTATCGGATCTTTCCGATTCCGCCAGATCGGCATCCAGGCCTCGCCGGAGGTTCTCGCCGTCCAGCAGATACGCATGCCGCCCTTCCGCCACTAAGAGCGCCTCCAGTTTGCGAGCCAGGAACGACTTCCCCGTATGGCGTCCGCCGGTCAACAGAACGATGGCCGCGCGGTGTCCATACTGCTGGGCCCGGTCCTCCGCGCTCACCTCGCCTTTCACCCAGGCGAAATCGCGCCGGCGGGCCTCCTCCCGCAGAAATTCCTGTTCGTCGTGAACCAGCTCGGTGATGATGCCGCCGCCGGAGATGTCGTATTGATCGACGATCACAAAGCGGCCGGTGGCCTCGAAGGACGCGGACAGATCGAAGGCGATGGGCCACTTGGTTCGCAGCGTCAACTCGGCGACCTGGTTCTTCTCGACGGCGCGGCCGCCCTGCCGTTGATCGAGGTCCTGCGTGTCGATGATGCGATGGATGGCCGCTACCTCGCAATCCACCTCGCGCGTGGCCAGGCGAAGCTGGTACTTCCGCCCGCGCTCGAGCGGCCGCCCCAACCAGAACACGTTGGCCCGAAACGCGGTGGAGACCAGCGGAATGTCGTTCTGATGCGAGGCGATTTCGCCGCGCTCGATGAAAATCTGTTCGTCCAGCGTGATTCCCACCGACTGGCCGGCCTGTGCTTCGGTCGGGGGCGGCTCGATGTTGAAGGCCTCGATCGTCTTGACGTTGGCGACCTTGTTGGACGGAGAAAAGACCAGCCGGTCTCCCACCTTCAGCCGTCCGGCGGTGATGCGGCCGGCGATGATCCGCCGGACGTCGAATTTATAGACATCCT
Coding sequences within:
- a CDS encoding YebC/PmpR family DNA-binding transcriptional regulator: MGGHSHWATIKRHKAAQDAKRGKIFTRLIRELTIAARQGGDPEGNPRLRLAIAKAKDANMPNDTIKKAIQRGTGELPGVTYEEFTLEGYGPGGTALLLEITSDNRNRTVAEIRSLLTKNHGTMAEAGSVAWQFQKKGTLVVEKDKVDEDRLLSIALDAGAEDVKVGEKTFEVITGPQEFEAVKKALADAKIETSLAEVTFVPQNYIKLEEKSAEQMLKLMEILDEHDDVQKVHANFDISEEVMEKVATAG
- a CDS encoding DUF5683 domain-containing protein, whose translation is MEAERSPKSNVNPAVAAFLSALFPGLGQFYNGQWAKGAAFFFVALLLVGALLSSVDVDRFERSLLADEVPSNLGLLLVLTVSLLLLALWSIVDAVHMARRTR
- a CDS encoding PCP reductase family protein, with translation MKFVCLNCETYMNFEKVEQPAEGSLGVFFGCPSCGAKFSMVTNPGETQMVSSLGVKLGGRPAPAEPFEMTRSTLKEEALAGAGQMAAYLNEKIQGGQPAGTSAGAGTTSPASQGKPETKSGGCPFSAMVAQMGLAASGSQAGPGSATSEFTWTPDAKDKLERLPSFVRPMVQSSVEAYARKHGYKTITLQVMDDSKHDSIGVAWTPEAEKRLENIPDFIRPMAKREIERLAKEQGASTITAQIMDEAKEKFMKFM
- a CDS encoding Mrp/NBP35 family ATP-binding protein — its product is MPAAQEKNLKSILSKLQYTDDAKVVQQITEQMKQVQARMAGIKHKIVVMSGKGGVGKSMTTVNLALALARLGYRVGLLDVDLNGPCVPRMLGMHGRSLMITPEGAVPPVGPLGVKVASMDFFLGDASPVRWKGPMDLSPVWLGVMEMNVIREFLADVVWGELDYLLTDLPPGAAADKPPVMAGFIPDLAGAIVVTTPSEVASDVVQKSVTYARDMGIRVLGMVENMSRYRCPSCGAEHELFEGNTGAMCEALDVPLLGRIPFDRTLASTFDKGTPLLDENYPTIQRYREIAERVVTLVEYKKVLAERL
- a CDS encoding GTP-binding protein gives rise to the protein MTTKTQAATITKPNETMQIVIVGHVDHGKSTLLGRLYADTGSLPEGKLEKVQAICRQQGKEFEYAFLFDAFLEEQEQGITIDTARTFFNWNGRQYIIIDAPGHKEFLKNMISGAARAEAALLLIDAFEGVKEQSKKHGYLLSLLGVRQVAVVVNKMDLVGYRRDVFDGIEKEYRDYLGQFKVVPQQVIPVSAKLGDNIVARSGHMPWYQGPTVLDTLGFFRKETARAEQPLRFPVQDVYKFDVRRIIAGRITAGRLKVGDRLVFSPSNKVANVKTIEAFNIEPPPTEAQAGQSVGITLDEQIFIERGEIASHQNDIPLVSTAFRANVFWLGRPLERGRKYQLRLATREVDCEVAAIHRIIDTQDLDQRQGGRAVEKNQVAELTLRTKWPIAFDLSASFEATGRFVIVDQYDISGGGIITELVHDEQEFLREEARRRDFAWVKGEVSAEDRAQQYGHRAAIVLLTGGRHTGKSFLARKLEALLVAEGRHAYLLDGENLRRGLDADLAESERSDTTEMARRYGEVARLLIDTGLIVVSTTNPFGAAYRDAAQAIRTLVHPAPVIAVHMSKTEEEPPPNTDLHFSGPQDFDEAARRIIEELKRRGVLAHAIGSKPTFQYSI